The Serratia rhizosphaerae genome has a segment encoding these proteins:
- the nlpI gene encoding lipoprotein NlpI → MKLFLRWCYVATALMLAGCSNNDWRKDEVLAIPLQPTLQQEVILARMEQILASRALTDDERAQLLYERGVLYDSLGLRALARNDFSQALAIRPDMPEVFNYLGIYLTQAGNFDAAYEAFDSVLELDPTYNYARLNRGIALYYGGRFPLAQDDLQAFYQDDPNDPFRSLWLYLVEREIDPKMAVTALQQRYDKADRGQWGWNIVEFYLGDISENTLMERLKADATDNTSLAEHLSETDFYLGKHYLSLGDKNSASALFKLTVANNVHNFVEHRYALLELALLGQEQDDLSESDQQ, encoded by the coding sequence ATGAAGCTTTTCTTACGCTGGTGTTACGTTGCGACAGCGCTCATGCTGGCAGGATGCAGCAACAATGATTGGCGTAAAGACGAAGTTTTGGCGATCCCGTTGCAGCCGACGCTGCAGCAGGAAGTGATCCTGGCGCGCATGGAACAAATACTTGCCAGCCGGGCACTGACGGACGATGAACGCGCACAGCTTTTATATGAGCGCGGTGTGCTGTATGATAGCCTCGGGCTACGTGCACTGGCGCGCAATGATTTTTCACAAGCGCTGGCGATACGTCCTGATATGCCGGAAGTTTTCAACTACCTGGGCATTTACTTAACGCAGGCAGGCAATTTTGATGCTGCCTATGAAGCGTTTGATTCTGTACTAGAGCTTGATCCAACTTACAATTACGCGCGTTTAAACCGGGGCATCGCACTGTATTATGGCGGCCGCTTCCCGTTGGCGCAGGATGATCTGCAGGCGTTTTATCAAGACGACCCAAACGATCCCTTCCGTTCGTTATGGCTGTATCTGGTGGAAAGAGAAATCGATCCCAAGATGGCCGTCACCGCGCTCCAGCAGCGTTATGACAAAGCGGACAGAGGGCAATGGGGATGGAATATTGTCGAATTCTACCTGGGCGATATCAGCGAAAACACGCTGATGGAACGCCTCAAGGCGGATGCAACGGATAACACTTCGCTCGCTGAGCATCTCAGTGAAACTGACTTCTATTTGGGTAAACACTACCTGAGTCTGGGGGACAAGAACTCCGCTTCGGCGTTGTTCAAACTGACGGTCGCTAACAACGTTCATAACTTTGTTGAGCACCGCTATGCATTGTTGGAATTGGCGCTTTTGGGCCAAGAACAAGACGACCTATCGGAATCGGACCAGCAATAG
- the yrbN gene encoding protein YrbN, whose amino-acid sequence MKMTENFRDELCRLAAIINEARVHDY is encoded by the coding sequence ATGAAAATGACTGAAAATTTTCGCGATGAGTTATGTAGACTGGCAGCCATTATTAATGAGGCACGTGTACATGACTACTGA
- a CDS encoding DEAD/DEAH family ATP-dependent RNA helicase — MTTELETSFADLGLSAPIISALNDLGYVKPSPIQAECIPHLLNGRDVLGMAQTGSGKTAAFSLPLLHNIDASLKAPQILVLAPTRELAVQVAEAMTDFSKHMNGVNVVALYGGQRYDVQLRALRQGPQIVVGTPGRLLDHLKRGTLNLSNLSGLVLDEADEMLRMGFIEDVETIMAEIPAEHQTALFSATMPEAIRRITRRFMKEPQEVRIQSSITTRPDISQSYWTAYGMRKNEALVRFLEAEDFDAAIIFVRTKNATLEVAEALERNGYSSAALNGDMNQALREQTLERLKDGRLDILIATDVAARGLDVERISLVVNYDIPMDAESYVHRIGRTGRAGRAGRALLFVENRERRLLRNIERTMKLTIPEVELPNAELLGKRRLEKFAAKVQQQLESSDLDMYRALLAKLQPEEELEMETLAAALLKMAQGERPLILPPDPVFKPRKPREFNDRDDRRGDRRDGDRPRRERRDVGEMQLYRIEVGRDDGVEVRHIVGAIANEGDISSRYIGNIKLFGSHSTIELPKGMPGEILNHFTRTRILNKPMNMQLLGDAQPHDRRERRDGGNRRPFNGERREGAPRRSFGERREGGNAAGNGERRGGSANRERAPRRRFGDA; from the coding sequence ATGACTACTGAGCTTGAAACCTCTTTTGCTGACCTGGGGCTGTCTGCTCCGATCATTTCTGCTCTGAACGACCTGGGCTATGTTAAGCCATCACCTATTCAGGCTGAGTGTATTCCTCACCTGTTGAACGGCCGCGATGTGCTGGGTATGGCACAAACCGGCAGCGGCAAGACTGCGGCGTTCTCGCTGCCGCTGCTGCACAATATCGACGCTTCTCTGAAGGCACCGCAAATCCTGGTGCTGGCGCCAACCCGCGAACTGGCGGTACAGGTTGCTGAAGCGATGACCGATTTCTCCAAACACATGAACGGCGTAAACGTCGTGGCCCTGTACGGCGGCCAACGTTACGACGTACAGCTGCGCGCCCTGCGTCAGGGCCCACAAATCGTGGTGGGTACCCCAGGCCGTCTGCTGGACCACCTGAAGCGCGGCACCCTGAACCTCTCTAACCTGAGCGGTCTGGTGCTGGATGAAGCCGACGAAATGCTGCGTATGGGCTTTATCGAAGACGTTGAAACCATCATGGCGGAAATCCCGGCTGAACATCAGACCGCGCTGTTCTCCGCCACCATGCCGGAAGCGATTCGCCGCATCACCCGCCGCTTTATGAAAGAGCCGCAGGAAGTGCGCATCCAGTCCAGCATCACCACCCGTCCGGACATCAGCCAGAGCTACTGGACGGCGTACGGCATGCGTAAGAACGAAGCGCTGGTGCGTTTCCTGGAAGCGGAAGACTTTGATGCGGCGATTATCTTCGTACGCACCAAAAACGCAACGCTGGAAGTGGCGGAAGCGCTGGAGCGTAACGGCTACAGCAGCGCCGCGCTGAACGGCGACATGAACCAGGCGCTGCGTGAGCAGACCCTGGAGCGCCTGAAGGACGGCCGCCTGGATATCCTGATCGCCACCGACGTTGCGGCGCGTGGTCTGGATGTTGAGCGTATCAGCCTGGTGGTAAACTACGACATCCCGATGGACGCAGAATCTTACGTTCACCGTATCGGTCGTACCGGCCGTGCCGGTCGTGCCGGTCGCGCGCTGCTGTTCGTGGAAAACCGCGAACGTCGCCTGCTGCGCAACATCGAGCGCACCATGAAGCTGACCATCCCGGAAGTTGAACTGCCGAATGCAGAACTGCTGGGCAAGCGCCGTCTGGAGAAATTCGCCGCCAAAGTTCAGCAGCAGCTGGAAAGCAGCGATCTGGATATGTACCGCGCGCTGCTGGCTAAACTGCAGCCGGAAGAAGAGCTGGAAATGGAAACGCTGGCCGCCGCGCTGCTGAAAATGGCGCAGGGCGAACGTCCGCTGATCCTGCCGCCGGATCCGGTGTTCAAGCCGCGTAAACCGCGTGAGTTCAACGACCGTGATGACCGCCGCGGCGACCGTCGTGACGGTGACCGTCCGCGTCGCGAACGTCGTGACGTTGGCGAAATGCAGCTGTACCGCATTGAGGTGGGCCGTGATGACGGTGTGGAAGTGCGTCATATCGTGGGCGCTATCGCCAACGAAGGCGACATCAGCAGCCGTTACATCGGTAACATCAAGCTGTTTGGTTCCCACTCCACCATCGAGCTGCCAAAAGGCATGCCGGGCGAGATCCTGAATCACTTCACTCGCACCCGCATTCTGAACAAGCCGATGAACATGCAGCTGCTGGGTGATGCACAGCCGCACGATCGCCGCGAGCGTCGCGACGGCGGCAACCGTCGTCCGTTTAACGGCGAACGTCGTGAAGGCGCCCCACGTCGTTCTTTCGGCGAGCGTCGTGAAGGCGGCAACGCAGCCGGCAACGGCGAGCGTCGTGGCGGTAGCGCTAACCGTGAGCGCGCACCACGTCGTCGTTTCGGCGACGCATAA
- the pnp gene encoding polyribonucleotide nucleotidyltransferase: MLTPTIRKFQYGQHTVTIETGMMARQATAAVMVSMDDTAVFVTVVGQKKAKPGQSFFPLTVNYQERTYAAGRIPGSFFRREGRPSEGETLTSRLIDRPIRPLFPDHFLNEVQVIATVVSVNPQVNPDIVAMIGASAALSLSGIPFSGPIGAARVGYINDQYVLNPTVDELKESRLDLVVAGTAGAVLMVESEAEVLSEDQMLGAVVFGHEQQQVVIDNINSLVAEVGKPKWDWQPTPVNEALQARVAELAQSRLGDAYQITEKQERYAQVDAIKEDVTAALLEQDETLDAADIQDALGDLEKNVVRSRVLRGEPRIDGREKDMIRGLDVRTGVLPRTHGSALFTRGETQALVTATLGTARDAQNLDELMGEKTDSFLFHYNFPPYSVGETGMVGSPKRREIGHGRLAKRGVLAMMPKPEDFPYTVRVVSEITESNGSSSMASVCGASLALMDAGVPIKAAVAGIAMGLVKEDENFVVLSDILGDEDHLGDMDFKVAGSRDGITALQMDIKIEGITREIMQVALNQAKGARLHILGVMEQAISTPRGDISQFAPRIHTMKINPDKIKDVIGKGGSVIRALTEETGTTIEIEDDGTVKIAATDGEKAKYAIRRIEEITAEIEVGRIYQGKVTRIVDFGAFVAIGGGKEGLVHISQIADKRVEKVTDYLQMGQEVPVKVLEVDRQGRVRLSIKEATASEAAAPAAPEAE; encoded by the coding sequence TTGCTGACACCGACTATTCGCAAATTCCAGTATGGCCAGCATACCGTCACCATCGAGACCGGTATGATGGCGCGTCAGGCGACTGCCGCCGTTATGGTAAGCATGGACGACACCGCCGTATTCGTTACGGTTGTGGGCCAGAAAAAAGCCAAGCCTGGCCAGAGCTTCTTCCCGCTGACCGTGAACTATCAAGAGCGTACCTACGCCGCCGGCCGTATCCCGGGCAGCTTCTTCCGTCGTGAAGGCCGTCCAAGCGAAGGCGAAACCCTGACTTCCCGTTTGATTGACCGTCCAATCCGTCCACTGTTCCCGGATCACTTCCTGAACGAAGTGCAGGTGATCGCGACCGTGGTTTCCGTTAACCCACAGGTTAACCCGGATATCGTGGCGATGATCGGCGCATCTGCGGCGCTGAGCCTGTCCGGCATTCCGTTCAGTGGCCCAATCGGCGCGGCGCGCGTGGGTTACATCAACGACCAGTACGTACTGAACCCGACCGTTGACGAGCTGAAAGAGAGCCGTCTGGATCTGGTGGTTGCCGGTACCGCTGGCGCAGTGCTGATGGTTGAGTCCGAAGCCGAAGTGCTGAGCGAAGATCAGATGCTGGGCGCCGTGGTGTTCGGCCATGAGCAGCAGCAGGTGGTAATCGACAACATCAACTCACTGGTTGCTGAAGTCGGCAAACCTAAGTGGGATTGGCAGCCGACTCCGGTGAACGAAGCGCTGCAGGCGCGCGTAGCCGAACTGGCGCAAAGCCGTCTGGGTGATGCTTACCAGATCACTGAAAAGCAGGAGCGTTACGCACAGGTTGACGCGATTAAAGAAGACGTCACCGCCGCGCTGCTGGAGCAGGACGAGACGCTGGACGCTGCAGATATCCAGGATGCCTTGGGCGATCTGGAGAAGAACGTGGTGCGCAGCCGCGTTCTGCGCGGCGAGCCGCGTATCGACGGCCGTGAAAAAGACATGATCCGTGGTCTGGACGTGCGCACCGGCGTGCTGCCGCGTACCCACGGTTCCGCGCTGTTCACCCGTGGTGAAACGCAGGCGCTGGTTACCGCCACCCTGGGTACCGCACGCGACGCGCAGAACCTGGATGAGCTGATGGGCGAGAAGACCGACAGCTTCCTGTTCCACTACAACTTCCCTCCGTACTCCGTGGGCGAAACCGGTATGGTCGGTTCACCTAAGCGTCGTGAAATTGGTCACGGTCGCCTGGCGAAACGCGGCGTATTGGCTATGATGCCTAAACCGGAAGATTTCCCGTACACCGTTCGCGTGGTGTCCGAGATCACTGAATCCAACGGTTCTTCTTCCATGGCTTCCGTCTGTGGCGCATCTCTGGCTCTGATGGATGCAGGCGTGCCAATCAAGGCTGCGGTTGCAGGTATCGCCATGGGTCTGGTAAAAGAAGACGAGAACTTTGTGGTACTGTCGGACATTCTGGGCGATGAAGATCACCTGGGCGACATGGACTTCAAAGTGGCCGGTAGCCGTGACGGCATCACCGCGCTGCAGATGGATATTAAAATTGAAGGCATCACCCGCGAAATCATGCAGGTGGCGCTGAACCAGGCCAAGGGTGCGCGTCTGCACATTCTGGGCGTGATGGAACAGGCGATCAGCACGCCGCGCGGCGATATCTCTCAGTTTGCACCGCGTATCCATACCATGAAGATCAATCCGGACAAAATTAAGGATGTGATCGGTAAAGGCGGCTCTGTGATTCGTGCGTTGACCGAAGAGACTGGCACTACCATTGAAATCGAAGATGATGGTACAGTGAAAATCGCAGCGACCGACGGTGAGAAAGCAAAATACGCGATTCGTCGTATTGAAGAGATCACCGCCGAGATCGAAGTTGGCCGCATTTACCAGGGTAAAGTGACCCGTATCGTTGACTTTGGCGCCTTTGTGGCCATCGGCGGCGGTAAAGAAGGTCTGGTGCATATTTCTCAGATCGCCGACAAGCGCGTTGAGAAAGTGACCGACTATCTGCAGATGGGCCAGGAAGTGCCGGTTAAGGTGCTGGAAGTTGATCGCCAGGGCCGTGTGCGCCTGAGCATCAAGGAAGCCACTGCCTCTGAAGCGGCGGCTCCTGCTGCGCCTGAAGCAGAATAA